From the Verrucomicrobiota bacterium genome, the window CAAGTCGCGCGTGGTCGGGCGCTGGCGGCGCTGCCCCAGGTCGGCGAAGCGGTCGTCAATGCGGCCGCGATAGAGCACCCGTCCGCCGGGCGCCAGCACCACGGCCTCGGGCGTGACGGTCGCGCCCGTGTGCTTCACAAGCGCATGCGACGGGTCGAGCAACGCCGTGGCGGTGAAGCCGAATTCCCTGGCGTGCTTGCGCGCGGCCTCGGGCGCGAGGTCGGGCTCAACGTAAACGAGCCGCACGCTGAGCGGCCGCTTCGCGTAGTCGGCGGTGATGCGGTTGATCTCCGGCGCGAATGCGTTGGCGATGGGGCAGTCGCTCATCAGGAAAATGAGGACGACC encodes:
- a CDS encoding redoxin domain-containing protein, translated to MCLLLFLSPAFGAAELELRDIHGKTHTPLKLGAEQKAVVLIFLMSDCPIANAFAPEINRITADYAKRPLSVRLVYVEPDLAPEAARKHAREFGFTATALLDPSHALVKHTGATVTPEAVVLAPGGRVLYRGRIDDRFADLGQRRQRPTTRDLRDALDAVLTGKPVATPFPKAIGCFISTAPSDRQPAKP